The Flavobacterium commune genome contains a region encoding:
- a CDS encoding glycoside hydrolase family 43 protein — translation MQTNRLKSLVFSAVVLVSVASCTDKKVQKDKHKEEVTTSTKTTLSNKPIVLQRADPFIYKHTDGYYYFTGSVPTYDAIELRRAKSIDELQNAETFRVWEKHKRGPMSRHVWAPEIHYLDGKWYVYFAASEEEDIWKLRPYVLQCTGQDPLHDKWIELGQMQAADADPKSFTDFSLDGTVFEHKNKRYFCWAEKTGGQFAASNLYLAEMESPIKLKTVQFMLTTPDYDWERIGFWVNEGPAVIKNKGKVYITFSASATGACYSMGMMEADENADLLDRNSWKKSRHPVLKTNEAKKIYGPGHNSFTVDENGEPLVIYHARDYEKAVGDPKVVPATDKRPLKEIIADPLYDPNRHARMMKLKFDENGRPIFEFN, via the coding sequence ATGCAAACAAACAGATTAAAAAGCCTAGTATTTTCAGCCGTTGTTTTGGTAAGTGTCGCTTCCTGTACAGATAAAAAAGTACAAAAAGATAAGCATAAAGAAGAAGTTACTACAAGTACAAAAACAACCTTGTCTAACAAGCCTATTGTGTTGCAAAGAGCTGATCCGTTTATCTACAAACATACAGATGGGTATTACTATTTTACAGGATCGGTACCAACTTATGACGCTATAGAGTTAAGACGTGCAAAATCTATTGATGAACTTCAAAATGCCGAAACTTTTAGAGTATGGGAAAAACACAAAAGGGGACCAATGAGTCGTCATGTTTGGGCTCCGGAAATTCATTATTTGGATGGAAAATGGTACGTTTATTTTGCAGCAAGCGAGGAAGAAGATATTTGGAAATTAAGACCTTATGTTTTACAGTGTACAGGTCAGGATCCTTTACATGACAAGTGGATTGAGCTTGGACAAATGCAGGCAGCTGATGCAGATCCAAAAAGCTTTACTGATTTTTCTCTGGACGGAACTGTATTTGAACATAAAAATAAACGCTATTTCTGTTGGGCAGAAAAAACGGGAGGACAGTTTGCAGCTTCTAATTTGTATTTAGCCGAAATGGAATCACCTATAAAACTAAAAACAGTTCAATTTATGCTAACGACTCCAGATTATGATTGGGAACGCATAGGTTTTTGGGTAAATGAAGGTCCGGCAGTTATTAAAAACAAAGGGAAAGTTTACATTACTTTTTCGGCAAGTGCTACAGGTGCATGTTACAGTATGGGCATGATGGAAGCAGACGAAAATGCAGATTTACTAGATAGAAATTCTTGGAAAAAATCCAGACATCCAGTATTAAAAACCAATGAAGCAAAAAAAATTTATGGTCCAGGACATAACTCCTTCACAGTTGATGAAAACGGAGAACCTTTAGTAATATATCATGCAAGGGATTACGAAAAAGCTGTTGGTGATCCAAAAGTAGTACCAGCGACTGATAAAAGACCGTTGAAAGAAATTATTGCAGATCCGTTATATGACCCGAATCGCCATGCGAGAATGATGAAATTAAAATTTGATGAGAACGGTAGGCCAATATTTGAATTTAATTAA
- a CDS encoding arabinan endo-1,5-alpha-L-arabinosidase produces the protein MKNSNSILKIASYLGLSLFVLATVSCSKDDPTTDETDPPIVVPPVVTPTFNGPKYADNYTSIASWSSRSQWNLANVHDPTVEKSGEYYYMYQTDASYGNAHDGHGHFPYRRSKDLITWEFMGTAMAQAPAWVKDSLNNKRARMVPALPPITNPRYGYWAPFVKKVGNKYRMYYSIVVDEPITGTSFDTSWSERAFIGLAESDDLASNVWVDKGMVVCSEPDGLKPYSYTGSRNWENAYFKFNAIDPTFTITPEGEHYLIYGSWHSGIAALKLNPTTGKPDQLKTLSDYGTRIASRHPTSRWQASEGPEIIYNPDTQYYYLFLAYDELSVAYNTRVARSRSITGPYLGINGANITNGADCWPMLTHPYGFNNHTGWVGFSHCSVFQNPDTKEWFYASQARLPEGVPGINASNAVMMGHVRAIQWTEDGWPVVDAERYAGVPKTTITEASFIGQWEQITMNYQYKTIQKSVNIFLTADKKVSGALTGTWSYDSVNKTLIVNGIKCKVSDAWDWEASTRKVTLSYSGLTADGRPVWGKKK, from the coding sequence ATGAAAAATTCAAATTCCATTTTAAAAATAGCTTCTTATTTAGGGCTTTCCTTATTTGTGCTTGCTACAGTAAGTTGTTCTAAAGATGATCCTACAACTGATGAGACCGACCCTCCCATTGTTGTTCCACCAGTAGTAACACCTACATTTAATGGGCCTAAATATGCTGATAATTACACCTCGATTGCTTCCTGGAGTAGCAGATCACAATGGAATTTAGCTAATGTCCATGATCCTACTGTTGAAAAATCAGGAGAGTATTATTATATGTATCAAACCGATGCTTCTTATGGTAATGCGCATGATGGACATGGCCATTTTCCTTACAGACGTTCTAAAGATTTGATTACTTGGGAATTTATGGGAACGGCTATGGCACAGGCTCCGGCATGGGTAAAAGATTCTTTGAATAACAAAAGAGCCAGAATGGTTCCTGCTTTGCCACCAATAACTAATCCCAGATACGGATATTGGGCTCCATTTGTGAAAAAGGTTGGTAATAAATACCGAATGTATTACAGTATTGTGGTCGATGAACCTATTACTGGAACTAGTTTTGACACTTCGTGGTCAGAAAGAGCTTTTATTGGATTAGCAGAATCAGATGATTTAGCATCTAATGTTTGGGTTGACAAAGGAATGGTTGTGTGTTCAGAACCTGATGGATTAAAACCTTATTCTTATACAGGTTCAAGAAATTGGGAAAATGCTTATTTTAAATTCAATGCAATCGACCCCACTTTTACAATCACTCCGGAAGGTGAACATTATTTAATTTATGGTTCCTGGCATTCGGGAATTGCAGCTTTGAAATTGAATCCAACTACAGGAAAACCAGACCAACTCAAAACCTTAAGCGATTATGGAACCCGAATTGCTTCCCGTCATCCTACTAGCCGTTGGCAGGCTTCAGAAGGTCCTGAAATAATCTACAATCCGGATACACAATATTATTATTTGTTTTTAGCTTATGATGAACTTTCGGTGGCCTACAATACCCGTGTGGCACGTTCCAGAAGTATAACCGGACCCTATTTAGGTATTAACGGTGCTAATATTACTAATGGAGCCGATTGTTGGCCAATGCTTACACATCCTTATGGGTTTAATAATCATACGGGTTGGGTAGGTTTTTCTCATTGTTCTGTATTTCAAAATCCAGATACTAAAGAATGGTTTTATGCTTCTCAGGCACGTTTGCCTGAAGGTGTTCCCGGCATCAATGCGTCTAATGCTGTTATGATGGGACATGTTCGAGCCATTCAATGGACAGAAGATGGCTGGCCTGTAGTGGATGCTGAGCGTTATGCCGGAGTACCTAAAACGACTATTACCGAAGCTTCGTTTATAGGTCAATGGGAACAGATTACTATGAATTACCAATATAAAACGATTCAAAAATCAGTGAACATTTTTTTGACTGCCGATAAAAAAGTAAGCGGAGCTCTTACAGGAACCTGGTCTTATGATAGTGTAAACAAGACTTTAATTGTAAATGGTATTAAATGTAAAGTTAGTGATGCCTGGGATTGGGAAGCTTCAACAAGAAAAGTAACGCTGAGTTATTCCGGACTAACCGCTGATGGAAGACCTGTTTGGGGTAAAAAAAAATAA
- a CDS encoding alpha-L-arabinofuranosidase C-terminal domain-containing protein gives MKLNLITKSTVCSLLLSSFLATAQKTNLEVDLTKSITKIQPTMYGIFFEDINFAADGGLYAEMVKNRTFGFDAPLMGWSQPNSNVHSLNKESGMATPMRTSENTNNPDFCRIIINNDKGYQILNEGFRGMGIKKDAKYNLSLKAANHNNAIKKIIVQFVDADKKVLGETVIVPSSTSWKDYSAQIIATGTEAKAQLKITFEGTGTIDLDMISLFPQETWNNRKNGLRKDIVQLLYDLKPGFIRFPGGCIVEGKTLENRYQWKKTVGAVENRETMINRWNVEFKNKQAPDYFQSFGLGFFEYFQLAEDVGAQPLPILSCGIACQYNSGELVPMEELDPYVQDALDLIEFANGAVTSKWGKLRADMGHPKPFNLKFIGVGNEQWGPQYIERYKVFAKAIKEKYPTMTIVSGSGPSPDGAMFDYGWDELKKLNAEIVDEHYYKNPEWFKENAARYDKYDRKGPKIFAGEYASHPKGVEDGLKENNWLSALTESAFMTGLERNADVVHLTSYAPLMAHVDAFQWAPDMIWFDNLNSYGTANYYVQKLYSNNKGTDVLSITKDGKALTGQNELYATAAKDVDKKELILKLVNTSDKAQDLEVNLSGQSVDSKGKMILLTHENLEDYNTLAEPTKIVPVEKEYKVSGKKASVTLPAYSFVVLKLKMK, from the coding sequence ATGAAATTGAATTTAATAACAAAAAGTACCGTTTGCAGTTTGTTACTTAGTAGTTTTTTGGCAACAGCCCAAAAAACGAATCTGGAAGTAGATTTAACAAAATCAATTACTAAAATCCAACCAACGATGTATGGTATCTTTTTCGAAGATATCAATTTTGCTGCCGATGGAGGTTTATATGCCGAAATGGTTAAGAATAGAACTTTTGGGTTTGATGCTCCGCTTATGGGCTGGTCACAACCTAATAGTAATGTTCATTCTTTGAATAAAGAATCAGGGATGGCAACTCCAATGCGTACTTCTGAAAACACCAATAATCCTGATTTTTGTAGAATTATCATCAATAATGATAAAGGCTACCAGATTTTAAACGAAGGGTTTAGAGGAATGGGTATTAAGAAAGATGCGAAATACAATCTTTCATTAAAAGCAGCGAACCACAACAATGCTATAAAAAAAATAATTGTACAATTTGTTGATGCTGACAAAAAGGTTTTGGGAGAGACCGTTATTGTTCCATCATCGACTAGTTGGAAAGACTATTCAGCTCAAATTATTGCTACAGGAACTGAAGCAAAAGCACAATTGAAAATTACTTTTGAAGGAACAGGAACAATAGATTTGGATATGATTTCGTTATTTCCACAAGAAACCTGGAATAATAGAAAGAATGGTTTGCGTAAAGATATTGTTCAGTTGTTATACGATTTAAAACCTGGATTTATCAGATTCCCTGGTGGATGTATCGTTGAAGGAAAAACATTGGAAAACAGATACCAATGGAAAAAAACAGTTGGTGCTGTTGAAAACAGAGAGACGATGATTAACAGATGGAATGTGGAGTTTAAAAACAAACAAGCACCTGATTATTTCCAGTCTTTTGGTTTAGGATTTTTCGAATATTTTCAACTTGCAGAAGATGTGGGAGCACAGCCATTACCTATTTTAAGTTGTGGAATTGCTTGTCAATATAATTCAGGCGAATTAGTTCCAATGGAAGAATTAGATCCTTATGTTCAGGATGCTTTGGATTTGATCGAATTTGCTAATGGTGCTGTAACTTCTAAATGGGGAAAATTAAGAGCCGATATGGGACACCCAAAACCATTTAATCTTAAATTTATTGGGGTAGGAAATGAGCAATGGGGACCTCAATATATTGAAAGATATAAGGTTTTTGCAAAAGCGATTAAAGAAAAATATCCAACTATGACAATTGTTTCGGGTTCAGGACCTTCGCCTGACGGAGCAATGTTCGATTACGGATGGGATGAGTTAAAGAAATTGAATGCAGAAATCGTTGATGAACATTATTATAAAAACCCGGAATGGTTTAAAGAAAATGCTGCAAGATATGATAAGTACGACAGGAAAGGACCTAAGATTTTTGCAGGAGAATATGCGTCACATCCTAAAGGTGTAGAAGACGGATTGAAAGAGAATAACTGGTTGTCAGCGCTTACAGAATCGGCATTTATGACAGGTTTAGAGCGTAATGCCGATGTGGTTCATTTAACTTCTTATGCGCCTTTAATGGCTCACGTAGATGCTTTTCAATGGGCTCCGGATATGATTTGGTTTGATAACTTAAACTCTTACGGAACAGCGAATTATTATGTTCAAAAATTATATTCAAACAATAAAGGAACTGATGTTTTGTCAATAACTAAGGATGGAAAAGCCTTAACGGGACAAAATGAGTTGTATGCTACTGCAGCAAAAGATGTAGATAAAAAAGAGTTGATTTTGAAACTGGTAAATACATCTGACAAAGCTCAGGATCTTGAAGTTAATTTATCTGGACAAAGTGTCGATTCTAAAGGAAAGATGATTTTGTTGACTCATGAAAATTTAGAGGATTACAATACATTGGCTGAGCCAACTAAAATTGTGCCTGTTGAAAAAGAATACAAAGTAAGCGGAAAAAAAGCATCAGTAACTTTACCGGCTTATTCTTTTGTAGTATTGAAATTGAAGATGAAATAA
- a CDS encoding RagB/SusD family nutrient uptake outer membrane protein, with amino-acid sequence MKHKIYNYLAGFFSLAIITTSCVNDEDLIQVDPNNNAVDSFWKTDSDALQGVNAAYGSLLTDGTYMRSTPLLLDLKGDDCRSNSPWPAMANVGKFNSNVSDAAIYGWAYETYYQGIFRANQVLTNVPGINFEDTALKDRILGQAYFLRGLYLFHAVNMFKNVPVPTELAAIYPQKTEAEGWAQVIADFKKAAELLPVSYQNLSGIDAKDSQGNPIKGRATKGAALGYLGKAYLFTKDFTNARDTFKEVIDLGVYSLVSNYRDNFTETNENNSESLFEVQFSREAGGVDLGWGGAPASGWGKTSARAITYGPRDFGFTDVQPTRALFDEFHQELTLSGAIDPRLDATMFYNKPGGMQLYGQDFATKYASNSGDLNDLFCRKYQNSDGQKVNEFDWRSGINERLLRYADILLMYAECLNETGNTAGAYTYIQMVRDRVNLPVLSVVKPNMTKEQMREQIGHERFLEFPLEGHRFDDIRRWGWLQDPVKLVWLKARDAEFNSYAAGREFFPIPQLERDNNPGTIQNDSY; translated from the coding sequence ATGAAACATAAAATATATAATTATTTAGCTGGTTTCTTTTCGCTGGCAATAATAACAACAAGCTGTGTTAACGATGAAGATTTAATTCAGGTTGACCCTAATAATAATGCTGTTGACTCTTTTTGGAAAACCGATTCAGATGCTTTACAAGGTGTCAATGCTGCCTACGGAAGTTTACTTACTGACGGAACTTATATGCGTAGTACACCTTTATTATTAGATTTAAAAGGTGATGATTGCAGAAGTAACAGCCCTTGGCCAGCTATGGCTAATGTTGGAAAATTTAATTCTAATGTTAGTGATGCCGCCATTTACGGCTGGGCTTATGAAACTTATTATCAGGGTATTTTTAGAGCAAACCAGGTTTTGACCAATGTACCTGGAATTAATTTTGAAGATACAGCATTAAAAGATAGAATTTTAGGACAGGCGTATTTTTTAAGAGGATTGTATTTGTTTCATGCCGTTAACATGTTTAAGAATGTACCAGTTCCAACAGAGCTAGCTGCTATTTATCCTCAAAAAACAGAAGCCGAAGGTTGGGCACAAGTCATAGCTGATTTTAAAAAAGCAGCTGAATTATTGCCTGTATCTTATCAAAATCTGTCAGGAATAGATGCTAAAGATTCACAAGGAAATCCAATAAAAGGTCGCGCAACTAAAGGTGCTGCATTGGGATATTTAGGAAAAGCCTATTTGTTTACCAAAGATTTTACAAATGCCAGAGATACTTTTAAAGAAGTTATTGATTTAGGAGTTTATTCATTAGTGTCTAATTACCGTGATAATTTTACGGAAACCAATGAAAACAATTCCGAGTCTTTGTTTGAAGTACAATTCAGCAGAGAAGCTGGAGGTGTTGACTTAGGATGGGGAGGTGCTCCTGCTTCGGGATGGGGAAAAACTTCTGCCAGAGCAATTACTTATGGTCCTAGAGATTTTGGATTTACGGATGTTCAGCCAACCAGAGCTTTATTTGACGAATTTCATCAGGAATTAACTCTATCGGGAGCGATAGATCCACGTTTAGATGCAACCATGTTCTATAACAAGCCAGGCGGAATGCAATTGTATGGACAGGATTTTGCTACTAAATACGCTTCAAATTCGGGAGATTTAAATGATTTATTTTGCAGAAAATATCAAAATTCTGATGGACAAAAAGTAAATGAATTTGACTGGAGATCAGGAATCAACGAGCGCTTATTGCGTTATGCTGATATTTTGTTAATGTATGCGGAATGTCTAAACGAAACTGGAAATACAGCCGGTGCTTATACTTACATCCAAATGGTTAGAGACCGTGTGAATTTACCAGTTTTGAGTGTTGTGAAACCAAATATGACAAAGGAACAAATGCGTGAGCAAATAGGTCACGAAAGATTCTTAGAATTCCCATTGGAAGGACACCGATTTGATGATATCCGTCGTTGGGGATGGTTACAGGATCCTGTTAAATTGGTTTGGTTAAAAGCCAGAGATGCTGAATTTAACTCTTATGCTGCAGGAAGAGAATTTTTCCCGATTCCGCAATTAGAAAGAGATAATAATCCTGGAACGATTCAAAATGACAGTTATTAG
- a CDS encoding alpha-N-arabinofuranosidase yields the protein MKKNLFLLLAFTFCSQLIFSQKETTVISIKKEEKPIVINRNIYGHFAEHLGRCIYGGFFVGDTSKIPNTNGVRNDIIAALKELKIPNLRWPGGCFADTYHWKDGIGPKENRPTIVNQWWGGTTEDNSFGTHDFLNLCEVLGAEPYLAGNIGSGTVQELADWVQYVNFAGKSPMSDLRKKNGRLEPWKVKFWGVGNEAWGCGGNMTAEYYAGEYRKYATFMSDWENTGGITRIASGSNGADYNWTEVLMKNIPTNMIGGLGVHHYAVINWNKKGDAVDFSEDQYFETMKSALKMEELVTKHAAIMDKYDPAKKVTMAVDEWGGWYEVQKGTNPGFLYQQNTMRDAMIAGTTLNTFNNHADRVRMANLAQCVNVLQAVILTDEAKMILTPTYHVMKMYRVHQDAELLPVNFTSPMYTFEGKSLPAISASASKDKSGLVHISLVNVDSKKENKIEIDLAELGLKNVTATILTSKKLQDYNSFDKPNAIEPKEFKGFKNAKGKLEITIPAFSVVVFEGK from the coding sequence ATGAAAAAAAATCTGTTCTTATTGTTGGCTTTTACTTTTTGTAGTCAACTAATTTTTTCACAAAAAGAAACCACAGTCATTAGTATTAAAAAAGAAGAAAAACCGATAGTAATCAATAGAAATATCTATGGTCACTTTGCAGAGCATTTGGGGAGATGTATCTACGGCGGTTTTTTTGTGGGTGATACTTCTAAAATTCCAAATACAAACGGAGTTAGAAATGATATCATTGCAGCTTTGAAAGAATTAAAAATACCAAATTTAAGATGGCCAGGAGGTTGTTTTGCGGATACTTATCATTGGAAGGATGGTATTGGTCCAAAAGAAAACCGACCAACAATTGTAAATCAATGGTGGGGAGGAACAACTGAAGATAATAGCTTTGGAACTCATGATTTTTTAAATTTATGCGAAGTATTAGGAGCTGAACCTTATTTGGCTGGTAATATTGGAAGTGGAACGGTTCAGGAATTGGCTGATTGGGTTCAGTATGTGAACTTTGCAGGGAAAAGTCCAATGAGCGATTTACGTAAGAAAAACGGAAGATTAGAGCCTTGGAAAGTGAAATTCTGGGGTGTTGGTAATGAAGCATGGGGATGCGGAGGAAATATGACGGCTGAATATTATGCAGGTGAATATCGCAAATATGCCACATTTATGTCAGATTGGGAAAATACAGGTGGAATCACTCGTATCGCATCTGGATCAAATGGTGCTGATTACAACTGGACAGAAGTGTTGATGAAAAACATTCCTACCAATATGATAGGAGGATTAGGAGTACATCATTATGCTGTTATTAATTGGAATAAAAAAGGAGATGCTGTAGATTTTAGCGAAGATCAATATTTTGAAACGATGAAATCAGCGTTAAAAATGGAAGAATTGGTGACGAAGCACGCTGCCATTATGGATAAATATGATCCTGCTAAAAAAGTAACTATGGCTGTAGATGAATGGGGTGGCTGGTATGAAGTACAAAAAGGAACTAATCCTGGGTTTTTGTACCAACAAAACACTATGCGTGATGCTATGATTGCGGGTACAACGCTGAATACTTTTAATAACCATGCCGATAGAGTGCGTATGGCTAACTTAGCACAATGTGTAAATGTATTGCAAGCAGTTATTTTGACTGATGAAGCAAAAATGATTTTGACGCCAACGTATCATGTTATGAAAATGTACCGTGTGCATCAGGATGCTGAGTTGTTGCCTGTTAACTTTACTTCGCCAATGTACACTTTTGAAGGTAAAAGTTTGCCTGCTATTTCTGCTTCGGCATCAAAAGATAAAAGCGGTTTAGTACATATTTCATTAGTAAATGTTGATTCTAAGAAAGAAAATAAAATCGAAATCGATTTGGCTGAATTAGGTTTGAAAAATGTTACTGCAACCATTTTGACTTCTAAAAAATTACAGGATTATAATTCATTTGATAAACCAAATGCAATTGAACCTAAGGAATTCAAAGGTTTTAAAAATGCTAAAGGGAAATTAGAAATAACTATTCCTGCGTTTTCTGTTGTAGTATTTGAAGGGAAATAA
- a CDS encoding arabinan endo-1,5-alpha-L-arabinosidase, producing the protein MLFFKTKFKLVILLFLIVFESKAQNISVHDPVVIKEKDIYYLFCTGKGIKTYSSKDLKNWKSEPAVFKEKPVWTESVVPNFDNHIWAPDIIFHNNVYYLYYSVSAFGKNTSAIGVTTNVTLNPEDKNYQWIDQGIVVESSPNRDEWNAIDPNVIIDENNTAWLSFGSFWDGIKLVKLNPDLKSVAKPQEWHTIAKRRNTVLSEGSSAIEAPFIFKKNGYYYLFTSWDLCCKGKESTYKVAVGRSKDVIGPYKDKEGNLLSQGGGTIVAKGNEDYFGVGHNSAYTFDGVDYLFYHGYDAKQKGKPVLVVKEIKWDADFWPSL; encoded by the coding sequence ATGCTATTTTTTAAAACCAAGTTTAAGCTAGTAATTTTGCTGTTTTTGATTGTTTTCGAATCAAAAGCACAAAATATTTCGGTTCATGATCCTGTAGTTATTAAAGAAAAAGATATTTATTATCTATTTTGTACAGGAAAAGGAATTAAAACGTATAGTTCTAAGGACTTGAAAAATTGGAAGTCCGAACCCGCTGTTTTCAAAGAAAAACCCGTTTGGACGGAATCAGTGGTACCTAATTTTGATAATCATATTTGGGCTCCCGATATTATTTTTCATAACAACGTGTATTATTTGTATTATTCCGTTTCGGCTTTTGGTAAAAATACTTCGGCAATTGGAGTGACTACTAATGTTACTTTAAATCCAGAAGACAAAAATTACCAATGGATAGATCAGGGAATTGTGGTGGAATCTTCGCCAAATAGAGACGAATGGAACGCCATTGATCCTAATGTAATTATTGACGAAAATAATACAGCTTGGTTGTCGTTTGGTTCTTTTTGGGATGGAATAAAATTGGTTAAATTAAATCCCGATTTAAAGTCTGTTGCAAAACCTCAGGAATGGCATACTATTGCAAAACGAAGAAATACAGTGCTTTCTGAAGGAAGTTCAGCTATTGAAGCACCATTTATTTTTAAGAAAAACGGATATTATTATTTGTTTACTTCCTGGGATTTGTGTTGTAAGGGAAAAGAGAGTACCTATAAAGTAGCCGTTGGAAGATCAAAAGATGTTATAGGACCTTATAAAGATAAAGAAGGTAATTTATTAAGTCAAGGTGGCGGAACTATTGTAGCAAAAGGAAATGAGGATTATTTTGGCGTAGGCCATAATAGTGCTTATACTTTTGATGGTGTAGATTATTTGTTTTATCATGGTTATGATGCGAAACAAAAAGGAAAACCTGTTTTAGTAGTTAAAGAAATAAAATGGGATGCTGATTTCTGGCCAAGTTTATAA
- a CDS encoding glycoside hydrolase family 43 protein, with product MKITTLLFSVSLLSAVVSCKTAAVKDTATTENQPSLKMNNPIITDKYTADPAAIVYKDKVYLYAGHDVPPKDVNSYRMNEWLVYSSSDMVNWQEYPVPLKPTDFAWAKGDAWAGQVIERNGKFYWYVTVSHGSIHGKSIGIAVSDSPTGPFKDALGKALITNDMTTKTKISWDDIDPTVIVDDDGQAYLFWGNTVCNYVKLKENMIEMDGPMQTIDLPNFTEAPWIHKRKDWYYLSYAYQFPEKIAYAMSKSVNGPWEYKGILNEVAGNSNTNHQAIIDFKGKSYFIYHNGSIPTDGGSFRRSVCVDRLYYNPDGTMKRVVMTSEGIQK from the coding sequence ATGAAAATCACAACTCTATTATTTAGTGTGAGTCTTTTATCAGCAGTTGTTTCTTGTAAAACAGCTGCTGTAAAAGATACAGCTACTACCGAAAATCAGCCTTCGCTGAAAATGAATAATCCTATTATTACCGATAAATATACTGCTGATCCAGCTGCCATTGTGTACAAAGACAAGGTGTATCTTTATGCAGGACACGATGTACCGCCAAAAGATGTGAATTCCTATCGAATGAACGAATGGCTGGTATATTCTTCTTCGGATATGGTCAATTGGCAGGAATATCCAGTGCCTTTAAAACCTACGGATTTTGCTTGGGCAAAAGGAGATGCCTGGGCAGGACAAGTGATTGAAAGAAACGGAAAATTCTATTGGTATGTAACCGTTTCTCACGGATCTATTCATGGGAAATCGATAGGAATTGCAGTTTCTGATAGTCCAACAGGGCCTTTTAAAGATGCTTTAGGAAAAGCATTAATTACTAATGATATGACTACCAAAACTAAAATCAGTTGGGATGATATTGATCCAACAGTGATTGTAGATGATGATGGTCAGGCTTATCTTTTTTGGGGAAATACTGTTTGTAATTATGTAAAATTAAAAGAAAACATGATTGAAATGGATGGGCCAATGCAAACTATAGATTTACCTAATTTTACCGAAGCGCCTTGGATTCATAAAAGAAAAGACTGGTATTACTTGTCTTATGCTTATCAGTTTCCAGAAAAAATTGCTTACGCTATGAGTAAATCGGTTAATGGACCTTGGGAATACAAAGGCATTTTAAATGAAGTAGCTGGAAATTCGAATACTAATCATCAGGCAATCATCGATTTTAAAGGCAAGTCGTATTTTATTTACCATAATGGATCAATACCTACTGATGGAGGAAGTTTTAGAAGATCGGTTTGTGTGGATCGTTTGTATTATAATCCAGACGGAACTATGAAACGTGTGGTGATGACATCAGAAGGAATTCAAAAATAA